Proteins co-encoded in one Macrobrachium rosenbergii isolate ZJJX-2024 chromosome 54, ASM4041242v1, whole genome shotgun sequence genomic window:
- the LOC136834595 gene encoding fucolectin-5-like, which translates to MTTATAQANSTYYLLPDEPKAFIASNTADILTSALQLNSSTFSPIQANNLPLLRCSSEAWRVKAVGWSPGLAVDGVLSDASMYHSNLALKPWWQVDLLEERRIYQIQIYPRQDVSYYMRFHNVEVRIGKTYEGSGNFSSYGLLCNYTKTYTLPEGHLLCSRYGGVVGRYISVQITAAASEYLQIIDVSVFAYKKSALTP; encoded by the exons ATGACCACAGCCACAGCACAAGCAAACTCAACGTACTACTTGCTCCCTGATGAACCAAAGGCCTTCATAGCCAGCAATACCGCCGACATCTTGACAAGTGCCCTGCAACTCAACTCCTCCACTTTCAGTCCCATCCAAGCCAACAACCTACCCCTACTTCGGTGCTCTTCTGAGGCGTGGAGAGTAAAAGCTGTCGG ATGGAGTCCTGGATTGGCAGTTGATGGTGTACTAAGTGACGCTAGTATGTACCACTCGAATTTGGCTCTCAAGCCATGGTGGCAGGTGGATCTTTTGGAGGAGAGGCGGATTTACCAAATCCAGATTTATCCTAGGCAAGATGTATCATACTACATGAGGTTTCACAACGTTGAG GTTCGAATTGGGAAAACATACGAAGGGAGTGGGAATTTCTCCTCTTACGGCCTCTTGTGCAACTACACAAAGACTTACACCCTACCGGAAGGCCATCTGTTGTGCTCAAGATACGGGGGCGTTGTTGGAAGGTACATCAGTGTTCAGATAACTGCTGCAGCCAGCGAATACCTACAGATCATCGATGTCAGCGTATTTGCCTACAAGAAGAGTGCTTTAACTCCATGA